From the Pelorhabdus rhamnosifermentans genome, the window ACTTGCTGCAATGAAAGCCATAAAAAAAGCGCTTGACCCCAATCTTATTTTAAATCCCGGTAAGATTTTTGATGTGGACTAACCCGCAGGTTTGAGAACAGACAGGCTGAAAGAGGTGAAAGTATGAGCTTAAAAATCGAAACAAAACGCTGCAAAGGCTGCGGCATCTGCGTAACCTTTTGCCCCAAAGCAGTACTCAAAGTAAACGAAATTGAAAAAGTAGAAATTCTTGACGAATCCAAATGTATTAGCTGCAAACAGTGTGAACTGCGTTGTCCAGACTACGCCATATTCGTTGAAAAATAAAAGGAGTGAATTTTGTTATGGCAACTGTCCTCATGCAAGGCAATCAGGCCTGTGCTGAAGGAGCCATTGCTGCCGGCGCCCGTTTCTTTGGCGGCTATCCCATTACGCCCTCAACTGAAATCGCCGAGCTTATGGCTAAACGTCTCCCCCAGGTAGGCGGTAAATTTATTCAAATGGAAGATGAAATTTCCGGTATCGGTGTTATCAT encodes:
- a CDS encoding 4Fe-4S binding protein, whose protein sequence is MSLKIETKRCKGCGICVTFCPKAVLKVNEIEKVEILDESKCISCKQCELRCPDYAIFVEK